The sequence CCGCTGGTCCGGGTTGGCCCTGAGCCCGCGCTCGGATGTACCCTGCAAATCTTCCAGCACATGGAGAATATGCAGTGTTCAAGATTGGCAGGAGCGAGCATGCCACCTGGGCCGCCCTGGAGCGATCGCCGGTGGTGGCGCTGGTCGGGCCGAGACAGGTCGGAAAGACCACGCTGGCCCGTCAGATCGCCGCAGACCGGGGCATTTCCGGGTCGCGCTACTTCGATCTCGAACGCGCTTCGGACCGCGCTGCGCTTGCGGAGCCGGACGCACTGCTCGACCACCTGGGGCCCGGATTGTGCATTTTCGACGAGGTCCAGTTCGTGCCGACCCTGTTCCAGGCCCTTCGTGTCGCGGTTGACGAACGTCGCAGGCAGGGGCACCGCTGTGGCCAATTCCTCGTCCTCGGATCAGCCTCGCTCGACCTGCTCCAGGGTGCCGCAGAATCGCTGGCCGGTCGCGTTGAGGTCGTCGAACTGGGACCGTTTTCGATTACCGAGGTCGGGGCGGCATCGGCGAACAGGTTGTGGCTTCGGGGCGGTTTCCCGGAGTCCTATCTCGCGCGCAACGACACCGACAGCATGGTCTGGCGAGAGCAGTTCGTCCAAAGCTACCTGCAACGCGACATTCCGCAGTTCGCGCCGAGGCTTCCGCGCGAAACCCTCCGTCGCTTCTGGACCATGCTGGCTCACCTGCAGGGCGCAGAGTTCAACGCCAGCCAGTTGGCGCGAGGACTCGACGTCTCGGCCCAGAGCACGCTGCGCTATCTGGACCTGCTTTGTGACCTGTTCCTGCTGCGGCGTCTTCCCGCGTTTGCACACAATGTCGGCAAGCGCTTGCGCAAGTCGCCCAAAGTCTACATCCGCGACTCGGGCCTCACCCACGCACTGCTCGGCATCCCGAACATGCCGGCCTTGCTGAAGCACCCGGTCATCGGCGGCAGCTTCGAGGGTTGGGTGGCAGAGCAGCTCATCACCGCAGCAGGAACGATGTGCACAGCTCACTTCTACCGTACCCAGGACGGTGCGGAAGTCGACCTGCTGCTTGACTGTCATGGCGAACGAATCGCCGTTGAAATCAAGCGCAGTACGTCCACCAAGCCCTCGCGTGGTTTCCACATCGCATGCCGCGATGTCGAGGCCAGCAGCCGCTGGTTCGTGCACGGAGAAGAGCGCAGCTTTCCTCTGCCCGACGGCGTGAGCGCCCTCAGTCTCCCAGACGCAATGGCGCGCCTGCGGCAGATAAGCAAGCACTGATCGACCGCGAAGAAATCACTGTTTTCGCCACCCGCGCCTGAGCCGAAGCTCGGCCACGCCCGTACGCGTTGCCGCGCCGTGTCATGCGACGGGAACAGGCCGCTGCTAGGCTGCCTCCTTCACGAAGCAGTCACACAGGGGTTCGTCATGCAACATCGTCGTGGGTTCAACCGCCTTGCGCGTGCAGGCGGTATGGTGGCTTTGCTCTGCGCTCCGCTCGTCCTGGCCAACAGCACGCCGCAAACCCTGCCGTTTTCCCAAGACTGGACCAACACGTCGCTGATCACCACCGCGAACGACTGGTCCGGCGTGCCGGGTATCGAGGGCTATGCTGGCACCGACGCCGCCGGCGCAAATCCGTACAACGGCGGCAATGCCGGCACTCTTCTGGCGGACCCGATCGGCGGCGATGCTGACACGCTGCATGTGACCCCGAACATCACCACCCCGGGCTCTGCCTCCGCCGGCGGCACCGGAGAGATCGAGATCAACGGCAACGCCGTCGCCGTCCAGGGCAGCGGCACCGCGGATGCCGCCTACATCCTGGTCAACCTCGTTACCACCGGCTTCCAGAACATCGTGGTCACCTTCAACGCCAAGGACATGGAGTCGGACGCCACCAATGCCACCCAGCCGCTCGCCTTGCAGTACAGGGCGTGCGCTTCACTCGGCAGTTGCTCGGGCGCCTTCACGTTGGCAGCCGGCACCAACACCAACATCACCGATGCCACGACTGGCGGGTCAGCGACGCAGGTGACGGCCGTCACCGGAAATCTCGGCAGCGACGCCGACAACAAGGCGCAGATCCAGCTCCGCATCCTGACGATCAACGCAGCCGGCACCGACGAATGGGTCGGCATCGACGACCTCAGCGTCACCGGCACGCCAATCACGACACCGCGTCCGGTAACCGTTTCCACGCTCTCGATCGAGTCGCTGGACACGCTCGCCAGTTCCGGCACCAGCAGCACGCTGCCGACCGGCTTCGCCTTCGATGAGGTCGGTGGCGACGGCGTCTATCTGGCCGATGACGGCAGCAGCGCGATCAACGAAGGCGTGTACAGCTTCGGCACCGGCACGAACAGCGATCGCGCACTCGGCACCTGGCGCGAGCCGGCAGTGCGCGGCACCACCGCCACGCCTTACATCGGCGCGCGCCTGCAGAACAACACCGGCGATGTCCTCAAGTACCTCTGGGTCAAGTACACCGGCGAGCAGTGGAAGCGCAGCGCCGCAGACACCACCTCCGACCGTCTCGACTTCCAGTACAGCACCGACGCCACCTCGCTCACCGATGGCGCCGCCACCTGGACCGACGTCAACACGCTCGACTTCAGCTCGCCCAACACCAGCGTCGCCAACACCGCGCTCGACGGCAACGCCAGCGGCAACCGCACCGCGATCAATGCCTGGATCGAGACCCTGAACCTGGCCAACGGCGCCACTTTCTGGATCCGCTGGCTCGACGCCAACACCGTCGGCGTCGCCGACGCGCTCGCGATCGACGATGTTTCGTTCATGGTCCCGACGCTCGACCTCGAAGCCGCGGACTCGCTGACCGAAGGCAATGTCGCCACCTGCCCGGGATCGAACAACCTGGTCCTGACCGTGAGCCGCAACGGCAGCGTGCCGAGCACCGGCATCCCCTTCACCTTCACCACCGCGGCCGTCACCGCAACCCAGGGCACCGACTACACCGGCTACACGAATCAGGCGCAGACGTTGCTGCCCGCAGCAACGGTCTCGACCATCGACCTGCCGATCCTCTGCGACGACAGCGACGAACCCGACGAGACCTTCACCGTCACCATCGCCACCGCCGCCGCCAGCGGCTACTTCGTGCTCGCAGGCAGCAACAGCGGCACCGCGACCATCCTCGATGATGATCTCGCGGTGGCGCTGCCGACGATCAGCATCGGCGATGTCAGCGCGGTCGAGGGCACCGGTGGCAGCACCAACTTCAGCTTCCCGATCACGCTCTCCAGCGCTGCCCCGGCCGGCGGCGTGAGCTTCAGCGCCAGCACCAGTGACGGCAGCGCCAATGACCCGATCGATTACGGCGGCCTGGTGGCAGCCGCAGGCTCGATCGCTGAAGGCGCCACCAGCGGCAGCGTGGTCGTCAGCATCGTCACCGACAGCAGCATCGAGAGCAACGAAGACTTCACCGTCACCCTCTCCGGCGTCACCAACGTCAACGCCACCGGCAACGACCTGGTCGCGACGGGCACCATCCAGAACGATGACGTGCCGAGCCTGTCGATCAACAACGTCAGCCAGAATGAAGGCAACAGCGGACCGACCGCGTTCTCGTTCACCGTCACCATGAGCGCCGCGCCCGCGAGTGGCACGGTCACGGTCAACTACGCCAGCAACGATGGCACAGCCACTGTCGCGGACAACGACTACGCCGCGGCTTCGGGCACACTCAGCTTCGACGCCATGAACCTGACGCGCACCGTCACCGTCAACGTCACCGGCGACACCACGGTCGAGCCGAACGAGGTCTTCGTCGTGAACCTGTCGAGTCCGGTCGGCGCCAGCATCGCCGTTTCTCCGGGAACCGGGACGATCCAGGACGACGATCTGACGACCACGCCGATCCACCAGATCCAGGGCAGCGGTGCGTTCTCCAGCTTCGATCCGACGCCCTCCGACGCCAACCCCGGGCAAATCGTCCGCATCTCCGGTGCGATCGTCACCGCCATCACCCGCATCGCTGCGGTCGATGGCTCGCCCGCCGATCTCAACGGCTTCTTCGCCCAGGCCGCCGACGCCGACGCCGATGCCGACCCGCTGACTTCGGAAGGCATCTTCGTTTCCACCAACACCGACCCAACGGTTGCGATCGGTGACGCGGTGACCGTGGTCGGTCAGGCGCACGAACGCTTCGGCCAGACCCAGATCAGCAATCCGACCAGCATCGTCGTGACCGGCACCGCACCACTGCCGACCGCGGTGCCGTTCAGCGCTGGCGGCGGTATTCCGTCCACCAACCCGACACTGCTGAGCTGCCCGGGCACCGGACCCGGCGGAGTCAACAACACCGACACCAACTTCGAGTGCTTCGAGGGCATGCGCGTGAGCCTGCCCGACGCCATCGTCTCGCGCGCAAACCTGCGCCGCGCAGCAGATCTCTACGCCGAAGTGTTCATCTCGCCCACCGCAATGGTCTCGCGGCGCGAAGTCGGCGTGCTGTGGCCGAGCATTCCTGGCGCCGGCAACGCCGCCGCCGGTCAGTTCGACGGCAACCCGGAATCCTTGGAGATGGATGCGGACGAGGCCGGTTTGACCGTGACCGAGGTCACCGCAGGCACGCGCTTCAATGCCAGCGGCGTGATTGGCTACAGCTTCGGCGACTACGAGTTCTATCCGACCGTGCTCAACATCGTCGCCGCCCAAGCAGTGCCCGAGGCGGTAATGGCGGCCGCCGGCGGCGATGAACTGACCGTCGCTTCGTTCAACACCCAGCACCTGTGCGACGACCTCGTTTCGACCCCGCAGTGCAGTCGCGATACACGCGGCGCCGGTGGCACCGTACTCAACTACACCGACAAGCTCGGCAAGGTCTCCGCCTATGTGCGCGGCGTGCTCGGTTCGCCGGACGTGATCGGCGTGCAGGAAGTCGACCGCCTGACCACGCTGCAGGACCTCGCCGCCCGCATCAACGCCGACGGCGGCCCAATCTACGACGCAGCCTTGCTCGAAGGCGACGACCCGGGTGATATCGACGTGGGCTTCCTGACCCGCGCCAGCCGTGTCGGTGGCGTCAGCGTTCAGCAGTTCTACAAGGGCAACATGTGGAACGACCCGAACGGTTCGGACATTCTGCATGATCGCCCGCCGCTGCTGCTGCGCGGCACGTTCAACGGACCGGGCGGTGCGCGTGCGTTTGCGGTGCTGAATAACCACACCAAGGCGCGATCCTGCGTCGACAAGATCACGACTAGTTGCACGACCCAGTCAGCGCTGGAGCGCGACCGCGCCAAGCGCTTCCAGCAGGCGCGCGACATCGCCAACCTGGTGCAGGCATTCCAGACCGCCACCGGTCCGTTCGCCGGACAGGGCACCGACACGCTGCCGCTGATTCTGGTCGGCGACTACAACGCCTTCGAGCACACCGACGGCTATGCCGACGTGGTTGGCCTGATCGCCGGCAGCTATGACGACGCCGCCAACGAGTGCAACGCGACGCTGTCGGGCGGAGCCGGCACCGAGACCTGCAACCTCGGCGCCAACATCGTCGTGCCGCGGCTGTTCAATGTCGGCACGGCGGTCCCGGCGAATGAGCGCACCTCGTACCAGTTCACGCAGGACTTCGATGCGGTGCAGGGATCGGGCGACCGCGATGTGCCGGCGATGCAGGTCATCGATCACATCCTGCTGGCGCGCACCGCCCAGGGTTATTTCCTGGGCGCGGACTACGGCATTGCCAACAACGCCGCGGCCGATGAGCGCAGCCGCACCAATACCGGGCCGATCAACAGCTCCGACCACGACGGCATGATCACCTACCTCGACTTCGCCTGCGCCACCAATCCGGTACTCAACCCGGACGGTGATTTGATCTGCGGCATGCTCGACAACTGCCCCGCGCTCGCCAACAACGACCAGGCCGACCTCGACAACGACGGCATCGGCGACGCCTGCGATCCAGACATCGACGGCGACGGCGTGCTCAACCTCGTCGACAACTGTCCGATCACTGCCAACGCCAGCCAGACCGACACCGACAGCGACGGCCAGGGCGACGCCTGCGACCCCTACCCGACCGATGCTGGCCTGATCTTCCGCGACGGTTTCGAGTAACTCCCCGCCGCAAACCCAACAACACGGCCCGCTTCGCGCGGGCCGTGTTGTTTTTCGGAGACGCCGGATACCGGCACAGCGCATTCGGACGACCGCAGTGCCTTGTCGTCCAGCCTCTCTTCCACTGCTTTTCGAGCCGGACGTGGCGGTCGTCTGCGATCCCGCCAAGATCGACGCACGCGGCGTTCGCGGCGCGCCGGATTTCATCATCGAAGTGCTGTC comes from Lysobacterales bacterium and encodes:
- a CDS encoding thrombospondin type 3 repeat-containing protein — its product is MVALLCAPLVLANSTPQTLPFSQDWTNTSLITTANDWSGVPGIEGYAGTDAAGANPYNGGNAGTLLADPIGGDADTLHVTPNITTPGSASAGGTGEIEINGNAVAVQGSGTADAAYILVNLVTTGFQNIVVTFNAKDMESDATNATQPLALQYRACASLGSCSGAFTLAAGTNTNITDATTGGSATQVTAVTGNLGSDADNKAQIQLRILTINAAGTDEWVGIDDLSVTGTPITTPRPVTVSTLSIESLDTLASSGTSSTLPTGFAFDEVGGDGVYLADDGSSAINEGVYSFGTGTNSDRALGTWREPAVRGTTATPYIGARLQNNTGDVLKYLWVKYTGEQWKRSAADTTSDRLDFQYSTDATSLTDGAATWTDVNTLDFSSPNTSVANTALDGNASGNRTAINAWIETLNLANGATFWIRWLDANTVGVADALAIDDVSFMVPTLDLEAADSLTEGNVATCPGSNNLVLTVSRNGSVPSTGIPFTFTTAAVTATQGTDYTGYTNQAQTLLPAATVSTIDLPILCDDSDEPDETFTVTIATAAASGYFVLAGSNSGTATILDDDLAVALPTISIGDVSAVEGTGGSTNFSFPITLSSAAPAGGVSFSASTSDGSANDPIDYGGLVAAAGSIAEGATSGSVVVSIVTDSSIESNEDFTVTLSGVTNVNATGNDLVATGTIQNDDVPSLSINNVSQNEGNSGPTAFSFTVTMSAAPASGTVTVNYASNDGTATVADNDYAAASGTLSFDAMNLTRTVTVNVTGDTTVEPNEVFVVNLSSPVGASIAVSPGTGTIQDDDLTTTPIHQIQGSGAFSSFDPTPSDANPGQIVRISGAIVTAITRIAAVDGSPADLNGFFAQAADADADADPLTSEGIFVSTNTDPTVAIGDAVTVVGQAHERFGQTQISNPTSIVVTGTAPLPTAVPFSAGGGIPSTNPTLLSCPGTGPGGVNNTDTNFECFEGMRVSLPDAIVSRANLRRAADLYAEVFISPTAMVSRREVGVLWPSIPGAGNAAAGQFDGNPESLEMDADEAGLTVTEVTAGTRFNASGVIGYSFGDYEFYPTVLNIVAAQAVPEAVMAAAGGDELTVASFNTQHLCDDLVSTPQCSRDTRGAGGTVLNYTDKLGKVSAYVRGVLGSPDVIGVQEVDRLTTLQDLAARINADGGPIYDAALLEGDDPGDIDVGFLTRASRVGGVSVQQFYKGNMWNDPNGSDILHDRPPLLLRGTFNGPGGARAFAVLNNHTKARSCVDKITTSCTTQSALERDRAKRFQQARDIANLVQAFQTATGPFAGQGTDTLPLILVGDYNAFEHTDGYADVVGLIAGSYDDAANECNATLSGGAGTETCNLGANIVVPRLFNVGTAVPANERTSYQFTQDFDAVQGSGDRDVPAMQVIDHILLARTAQGYFLGADYGIANNAAADERSRTNTGPINSSDHDGMITYLDFACATNPVLNPDGDLICGMLDNCPALANNDQADLDNDGIGDACDPDIDGDGVLNLVDNCPITANASQTDTDSDGQGDACDPYPTDAGLIFRDGFE
- a CDS encoding ATP-binding protein; this translates as MYPANLPAHGEYAVFKIGRSEHATWAALERSPVVALVGPRQVGKTTLARQIAADRGISGSRYFDLERASDRAALAEPDALLDHLGPGLCIFDEVQFVPTLFQALRVAVDERRRQGHRCGQFLVLGSASLDLLQGAAESLAGRVEVVELGPFSITEVGAASANRLWLRGGFPESYLARNDTDSMVWREQFVQSYLQRDIPQFAPRLPRETLRRFWTMLAHLQGAEFNASQLARGLDVSAQSTLRYLDLLCDLFLLRRLPAFAHNVGKRLRKSPKVYIRDSGLTHALLGIPNMPALLKHPVIGGSFEGWVAEQLITAAGTMCTAHFYRTQDGAEVDLLLDCHGERIAVEIKRSTSTKPSRGFHIACRDVEASSRWFVHGEERSFPLPDGVSALSLPDAMARLRQISKH